The Lutibacter profundi genome includes a region encoding these proteins:
- the rpmA gene encoding 50S ribosomal protein L27 codes for MAHKKGVGSSKNGRESESKRLGVKIFGGQAAIAGNIIIRQRGTQHHPGDNVYMGKDHTLHAKVDGVVKFQKKKDNRSYVSIEPFEA; via the coding sequence ATGGCACATAAAAAAGGAGTAGGTAGTTCGAAGAATGGTAGAGAATCAGAATCGAAACGACTAGGAGTAAAAATATTTGGTGGTCAAGCTGCAATAGCAGGTAATATTATTATCCGTCAAAGAGGAACTCAGCACCACCCTGGTGATAACGTATATATGGGAAAAGATCACACATTGCATGCGAAAGTTGATGGTGTGGTGAAATTCCAAAAAAAGAAAGATAATAGATCATATGTTTCTATTGAGCCTTTTGAAGCTTAA